One region of Lampris incognitus isolate fLamInc1 chromosome 4, fLamInc1.hap2, whole genome shotgun sequence genomic DNA includes:
- the LOC130111889 gene encoding uncharacterized protein LOC130111889: MEKQLKNKLDAQDYLSATADIWSSNNKSCLGVTVHWIDEGTLQREKAAIACRRFRGQHTYDAIATELEDIFSQYGLTNNKVTACVTDNGSNFVKSFKEFQQQQAQSECDEEEMEEGGEVTFTDLHSVLSTTNENAENSTCELPPHFRCAAHTLNLIANNEVDKWLSSNSESKAVYRSATGKCSALWTKASRSTIASEYLEEVSSKTLIVPTVTSWNSFYEGYPHLPFRVTLTYHVGLPSSAI; this comes from the exons ATGGAAAAACAGTTGAAGAATAAATTAGATGCCCAGGACTATTTGTCAGCAACAGCTGATATATGGAGCAGCAATAACAAGAGTTGCCTGGGAGTGACTGTTCACTGGATCGATGAAG GTACCTTACAACGAGAAAAGGCAGCTATAGCTTGTAGAAGATTCAGGGGCCAACACACGTATGATGCAATTGCAACAGAGCTGGAGGACATTTTTTCCCAATATGGACTGACCAACAACAAAGTGACTGCATGTGTGACAGACAATGGGAGTAATTTTGTAAAGTCATTCAAGGAGTTTCAACAGCAGCAAGCACAGTCTGAGtgtgatgaggaggagatggaggaaggTGGTGAGGTGACCTTTACAGACCTGCACAGTGTACTCTCCACCACCAATGAAAATGCTGAAAACAGTACATGTGAACTGCCTCCCCACTTTAGATGTGCAGCCCATACACTAAATCTAATTGCAAACAATGAGGTAGATAAATGGCTGTCATCTAATTCAGAATCCAAGGCTGTGTATCGTAGTGCTACAGGCAAATGTTCTGCACTATGGACGAAGGCCAGCCGCTCTACAATAGCATCAGAGTACCTGGAAGAGGTCAGCAGTAAAACGTTGATTGTTCCTACTGTAACCAGCTGGAACTCATTCTATGAGGGTTACCCTCACCTACCGTTTAGGGTTACCCTCACCTACCATGTTGGGTTACCCTCATCTGCCATATAG